From Desulfomonilaceae bacterium, a single genomic window includes:
- a CDS encoding ABC transporter substrate-binding protein, with amino-acid sequence MSKRIFLFSLVLALACSMAYAAEEISVGSINDLTGATSDVGKDAALGVRECVAYINDSGGINGKKIKLRLFDYGYRVPEAITIYKRFRDQDKIKLLMQWGTGDTEALSPTVNKDKMVTISDSMSGHLCDPAKTPYNFVYSTDYSTGARGCLTGWYENVWKKSDKWKSAREAGKKPKLVCFYMFASPYASAPIKAIKDQAALLGIEVARDQDVSLTALDAKSQVLAAKEDEANVVWHGNTAMSVATAIKDSYALKFDADNLTNLWGLDKNLVRLTGKAGEGAIFPAPCAFVEDEVPYMDKVREYCKKINPGVPMDKRDVHTSQGWLKVSLAAAGLKIADKKGNLDGPSVKAALESLKDWYPFDTKNALGVGPFTITDKDHRPTPVVSLYRIKDGKIVLFEKINMKEKFPEQWAKWLGW; translated from the coding sequence ATGAGTAAGAGGATTTTTCTTTTCAGTTTGGTTCTGGCGCTGGCTTGTTCAATGGCCTATGCGGCAGAAGAAATCTCGGTTGGTTCGATCAACGACCTGACCGGAGCGACGTCGGACGTTGGCAAGGACGCTGCCCTCGGGGTTAGAGAATGTGTGGCCTACATTAATGACAGTGGTGGAATTAATGGAAAGAAAATCAAGCTGCGTCTTTTTGATTATGGCTACAGGGTTCCGGAAGCTATAACGATCTACAAGCGGTTCAGAGATCAAGACAAGATCAAGTTGTTGATGCAATGGGGAACTGGAGACACTGAAGCTCTTTCTCCAACTGTTAATAAGGACAAGATGGTAACGATCTCCGACTCTATGTCGGGCCATTTGTGCGATCCGGCAAAAACCCCATATAATTTTGTCTACAGCACAGACTATTCAACCGGTGCCAGGGGCTGTCTCACTGGCTGGTATGAAAATGTATGGAAGAAGAGTGATAAATGGAAATCCGCTCGTGAAGCCGGCAAGAAGCCTAAACTTGTCTGTTTTTACATGTTCGCCTCTCCTTATGCCAGTGCCCCAATAAAGGCGATCAAAGATCAGGCGGCGTTGTTAGGCATAGAAGTCGCCAGAGATCAGGACGTTTCTTTGACAGCTCTTGACGCGAAGAGCCAGGTCCTCGCCGCTAAGGAAGACGAGGCTAACGTGGTTTGGCACGGAAACACCGCCATGTCGGTGGCAACGGCTATTAAGGATTCTTACGCCCTGAAATTTGACGCCGATAACTTAACTAACCTTTGGGGTCTTGACAAAAACCTCGTCAGACTGACGGGCAAGGCTGGAGAGGGGGCAATATTCCCAGCGCCTTGCGCTTTCGTGGAAGATGAAGTTCCATACATGGATAAGGTTCGGGAATACTGCAAGAAGATAAACCCTGGTGTGCCTATGGACAAACGTGACGTACATACTTCGCAGGGTTGGCTGAAGGTATCTCTAGCTGCAGCAGGGCTGAAAATTGCGGACAAGAAGGGTAATCTCGATGGTCCTTCTGTGAAGGCTGCTCTAGAAAGCCTTAAGGACTGGTATCCTTTTGACACCAAAAACGCGCTCGGTGTAGGACCATTCACAATAACCGACAAGGACCATCGCCCAACACCTGTGGTCAGTCTGTACAGGATCAAAGACGGTAAGATCGTTCTCTTTGAAAAGATCAACATGAAAGAGAAATTCCCAGAACAATGGGCCAAATGGCTTGGCTGGTAA
- a CDS encoding branched-chain amino acid ABC transporter permease translates to MSYLPCGTYFESYADDQKWWRTNFIKGKMIFMVLLLVAAPYIVGSQWLSVFYTINYYILAALGVQLLIGYCGQITLGHAAFVAVGGYTSAMMVLFLPWPQFMVDAGLVYPISIVCAGFTAGLWSVLFGLPSARVKGFYLIMTTMAAQWITLRLVITQLSKIGGREQSFPLPPGVIKIGPWVIDSDDKIYYFSVILVLICLIAMGNLLRSKMGRAWIAIRDNDIAAETMGVNIVVYKLLAFFVAGFFAGIAGAFWISALFFVSPENYEWFYSLLWVGIILIGGVGSIQGIVFGSAFVVMVFKLLEMSVLSLSDVLMVSYPEWGWVTTKIIFFKESAFGLAIIFFLIYEPNGLSYRYWQIKNYFNLWPFSYTGK, encoded by the coding sequence ATGAGCTATCTACCTTGTGGAACTTATTTTGAGTCCTACGCGGATGATCAGAAGTGGTGGCGTACAAATTTTATTAAAGGCAAGATGATCTTCATGGTCCTATTGCTTGTGGCGGCCCCATACATTGTCGGTTCCCAGTGGCTCAGCGTTTTTTACACAATCAACTATTACATCCTGGCAGCGCTCGGAGTACAGCTTCTTATTGGCTATTGTGGGCAGATCACGCTGGGGCACGCTGCGTTTGTCGCCGTTGGAGGGTATACCAGCGCTATGATGGTACTGTTCCTCCCGTGGCCTCAGTTTATGGTGGACGCCGGCCTCGTCTATCCGATCAGCATTGTTTGCGCAGGTTTTACCGCCGGACTCTGGTCGGTTTTATTCGGTTTACCTTCCGCAAGGGTCAAAGGTTTTTACCTGATTATGACCACGATGGCCGCCCAGTGGATAACATTGCGCCTGGTGATTACCCAGTTGAGTAAAATAGGGGGTCGGGAGCAGTCCTTCCCTCTGCCTCCAGGTGTCATTAAGATCGGCCCGTGGGTAATAGATAGCGATGACAAAATCTATTATTTCTCGGTCATACTTGTTCTAATATGCCTCATTGCGATGGGTAATCTGCTTCGCTCCAAAATGGGTAGGGCCTGGATAGCCATACGAGACAACGATATCGCCGCTGAGACCATGGGGGTCAATATAGTCGTGTATAAGCTACTGGCATTCTTTGTGGCAGGCTTTTTCGCGGGTATAGCAGGGGCCTTCTGGATTAGCGCTTTGTTCTTTGTAAGCCCTGAAAATTACGAATGGTTCTATTCTCTCCTATGGGTAGGGATCATTCTGATCGGTGGTGTAGGGAGCATACAGGGGATTGTGTTTGGGTCAGCTTTTGTAGTTATGGTATTCAAGTTGTTGGAAATGTCGGTCCTTAGTCTCAGTGATGTCCTGATGGTTTCGTACCCGGAGTGGGGCTGGGTCACAACGAAAATAATATTTTTCAAGGAATCCGCCTTTGGATTGGCAATAATCTTCTTCCTCATCTATGAACCCAATGGACTTTCGTACAGATACTGGCAAATAAAAAACTATTTTAATCTTTGGCCATTCTCGTACACCGGTAAGTAG
- a CDS encoding branched-chain amino acid ABC transporter permease, translated as MELFLQLIVTGVMLGSIFALVSLGWVLIYKCSGVLNLAMGELTMIGGYVCLSFYQKLVTIMPVNYAFVLALFGTIIIGLILGLLTERVFLRKMIGEPVLAVIMVTVGLSFFFKGLVFMIWDTDTQVFLPRIFSIEPIVVGGITVGAVYLWSFIAAMILMVVFICFFKYTRWGLSMQACADDEMAALSLGVSAKFVYALAWAIAFMAAGVGGTLLGNINGLNYSVSSLGLLVLPAVVLGGLNSVPGAIVGGITIGILQNLAGGYGEAFVPGSKEVAPFVFMVIFLLFKPYGLWGWERIERV; from the coding sequence ATGGAACTCTTTCTTCAACTAATAGTTACCGGAGTGATGCTCGGATCGATCTTTGCACTAGTCTCACTAGGCTGGGTGCTCATTTACAAATGTTCCGGAGTCTTAAACCTTGCCATGGGTGAGTTGACCATGATCGGGGGCTATGTTTGTCTGTCCTTTTATCAGAAGTTGGTAACCATAATGCCGGTAAATTACGCATTCGTGCTGGCCTTGTTCGGCACTATCATCATCGGGCTGATTCTAGGGTTATTAACTGAGCGGGTTTTTCTCAGGAAAATGATAGGCGAGCCGGTGCTGGCCGTAATTATGGTAACAGTTGGGCTTTCTTTCTTTTTCAAGGGATTGGTTTTCATGATTTGGGACACTGATACCCAGGTCTTTCTGCCCAGAATTTTTTCCATAGAACCCATTGTAGTCGGAGGTATTACCGTAGGAGCGGTTTACCTGTGGAGTTTTATCGCTGCAATGATTCTCATGGTGGTTTTTATATGTTTCTTTAAATACACTCGTTGGGGCCTATCCATGCAGGCCTGCGCAGATGATGAAATGGCGGCTCTATCACTTGGTGTAAGCGCAAAATTCGTTTACGCTCTCGCGTGGGCGATAGCATTCATGGCCGCAGGTGTTGGTGGGACACTTCTTGGAAACATTAACGGTCTGAACTATTCAGTGAGCAGTCTTGGGTTATTGGTTTTACCGGCGGTAGTCCTGGGTGGATTGAACTCTGTGCCCGGCGCCATCGTAGGCGGGATAACGATAGGTATTTTACAAAATCTCGCAGGCGGGTATGGGGAGGCTTTTGTCCCAGGGTCCAAAGAGGTTGCGCCGTTTGTTTTCATGGTAATTTTTCTCCTATTCAAACCATACGGCCTGTGGGGCTGGGAACGTATAGAAAGGGTTTAA
- a CDS encoding AMP-binding protein, with product MSAADERGFKSEIEITKDLTLPKLFVTQAKKFGDAKVAMREKEYGVWLPVTWSQYLENVKQITLGLVSLGLEFGDKVIMIGDNRPEALWTEMAAMCGGGVGVWLFQDCLMDEVKYIVDHSDSKFYVAEGQEEVDKALAIRDQCPKLKKIIWDDPKGMRHYDDPMLISLEEVMRLGRERMAKEPDLFENLVSKGTGDDISLLFYTSGTTSLPKGALLTHYNMLKMGQNLMRVDPCGPEDDFVSYLPFAWIGEQMMSISCGLQIGYTINFPEEPETSQSNVREIGPHVMFAPPRLYEQFTRTVQVKHLDATWLKRNLYTLAMKIGYHTAELKFEKKPVPFYWKILWMLAEWTMFSKVRDQLGLSHVRHAYTGGAAMGPDHFRFFHAIGVNLKQIYGQTEIAGISVVHRDGDIKFDTVGTPIPETEIKIGENDEILSKSPSVFVGYYKSPDETTKALIDGWLYSGDTGFIDDDGHLVVFDRSKDIMILNDGRKFSPQFLEARLKFSPYIREALIVGNKRPYVTGIICIDYNTVGKWTEDHGINYTSYTELSQIPQVYDLIMRAIGDVNKSIPEAAKIHRFANLYKEFDADDDELTRTRKIRRAFVENRYKEIIDTMYTDNEMMHMDTTINYEDGRVAKIKADIRVQSVKEGGGK from the coding sequence ATGTCAGCCGCAGATGAACGGGGTTTCAAGAGTGAAATAGAAATTACAAAAGACCTTACTCTACCCAAGCTTTTTGTAACGCAGGCAAAAAAGTTTGGAGACGCAAAAGTCGCCATGCGGGAGAAGGAGTATGGGGTATGGCTCCCTGTCACCTGGAGTCAGTATCTTGAAAATGTGAAACAAATAACCCTTGGTCTGGTATCTCTTGGTCTTGAATTTGGAGATAAGGTCATAATGATTGGTGACAACAGGCCTGAAGCTCTATGGACCGAAATGGCCGCAATGTGTGGTGGCGGTGTCGGGGTTTGGTTGTTTCAGGATTGCTTGATGGATGAGGTCAAGTACATTGTTGATCATTCAGACTCCAAATTCTATGTGGCTGAAGGTCAGGAAGAAGTTGACAAGGCTCTGGCGATTCGTGATCAATGCCCGAAACTAAAAAAGATTATTTGGGATGATCCGAAGGGCATGCGTCATTATGACGATCCTATGCTGATTAGCCTTGAAGAAGTGATGAGGCTCGGCAGGGAGCGTATGGCCAAGGAGCCTGATCTTTTTGAAAACCTGGTTTCCAAAGGAACAGGCGACGACATTTCTCTTTTGTTTTACACATCTGGAACCACGTCTCTGCCAAAAGGCGCTCTCCTTACTCATTACAACATGCTCAAAATGGGTCAGAACCTTATGAGGGTTGATCCGTGCGGTCCTGAGGATGACTTCGTTTCTTACCTGCCATTTGCCTGGATCGGGGAACAGATGATGTCAATCTCATGTGGTCTCCAGATCGGTTATACCATCAACTTCCCTGAAGAGCCTGAGACCTCCCAGAGCAACGTGAGAGAAATTGGGCCGCACGTGATGTTTGCGCCCCCTCGGCTATATGAGCAGTTTACCAGGACAGTTCAGGTTAAACACCTCGATGCGACCTGGTTAAAACGTAATCTCTATACCCTTGCAATGAAGATCGGGTACCACACCGCGGAATTAAAATTTGAAAAGAAACCTGTGCCATTTTACTGGAAGATTTTGTGGATGCTGGCGGAATGGACCATGTTTTCCAAGGTAAGAGATCAACTTGGGTTAAGTCATGTGCGACACGCCTATACGGGTGGAGCAGCCATGGGGCCTGATCATTTTCGTTTTTTCCACGCAATTGGAGTCAACCTTAAGCAAATTTACGGTCAAACGGAAATAGCGGGCATTTCAGTGGTCCATCGTGATGGTGACATCAAGTTCGACACGGTGGGCACGCCCATACCGGAAACTGAGATCAAAATAGGCGAAAACGACGAAATCCTGTCGAAAAGCCCTTCAGTTTTTGTGGGCTACTACAAGTCGCCCGATGAGACAACAAAGGCCCTAATAGATGGCTGGCTTTACTCGGGGGACACTGGATTCATTGATGATGATGGGCACCTGGTGGTCTTCGACAGATCCAAAGACATAATGATCCTTAATGATGGTCGTAAGTTCTCGCCCCAATTTCTTGAGGCCCGGCTAAAATTCAGTCCTTACATCAGAGAGGCCCTAATTGTCGGCAATAAGCGGCCATATGTAACTGGAATAATATGTATCGATTACAACACTGTCGGAAAGTGGACTGAGGATCATGGGATAAACTACACGAGCTACACTGAGTTATCGCAGATTCCGCAAGTTTACGATCTCATAATGAGAGCCATTGGAGACGTTAACAAATCTATCCCGGAAGCTGCCAAGATTCACAGGTTCGCGAATCTGTACAAAGAATTTGACGCTGATGACGACGAGTTGACTCGAACCAGGAAAATTCGTCGAGCTTTTGTCGAGAACCGGTACAAAGAAATTATAGACACCATGTACACTGACAATGAAATGATGCACATGGATACTACCATAAATTATGAGGATGGCAGGGTCGCTAAGATCAAAGCCGACATTCGAGTTCAGAGTGTTAAGGAAGGAGGCGGCAAATAA
- a CDS encoding ABC transporter ATP-binding protein, whose protein sequence is MSEVILEAKNIFLSFHGVAALTNVSFEVRKGEIFSIIGPNGAGKTCMMNCVNGLYHPKKGQLFFKGADISKFSPHRRASMGLSRTFQKIELFGGMTVLDNIRLGRHLHLKSGILSSCLYWGKTSREEIKTRKFIEEEIIDLLEIEAVRNEVTGMLPYGLQKRIELARALAVKPELILLDEPLAGLNLEEVEDMARFIIDINEDKRWNITCILVEHDMGVVMDLSDRVMALNFGVKIAEGTPAQIQENPEVIKAYLGEVEDLYVSRR, encoded by the coding sequence ATGTCGGAAGTCATACTTGAGGCGAAGAACATCTTTCTATCGTTCCATGGGGTGGCAGCGCTAACCAACGTCAGTTTTGAGGTCCGGAAGGGAGAGATTTTTTCGATCATAGGCCCTAACGGAGCCGGCAAGACGTGCATGATGAACTGCGTCAATGGCCTTTATCACCCCAAAAAAGGTCAACTTTTCTTTAAGGGAGCTGACATAAGTAAATTCTCGCCGCATCGCCGGGCGTCAATGGGTTTATCAAGAACCTTTCAAAAGATAGAGTTGTTTGGAGGTATGACGGTTCTTGACAACATACGTTTAGGACGACACTTGCATTTAAAGTCCGGTATTTTGAGTTCATGCCTGTATTGGGGAAAAACTTCTCGCGAGGAAATCAAAACCAGAAAATTCATTGAAGAAGAAATAATAGATCTTTTGGAGATCGAGGCGGTCCGAAACGAGGTTACCGGAATGCTTCCGTATGGTCTTCAGAAGAGGATAGAACTGGCAAGGGCACTAGCCGTAAAACCTGAACTAATTCTATTGGACGAGCCACTAGCTGGTTTGAATCTTGAGGAAGTGGAAGACATGGCTCGTTTTATCATTGATATAAACGAAGACAAACGGTGGAACATTACGTGCATTTTGGTAGAGCATGATATGGGAGTGGTCATGGATTTGTCGGATCGTGTCATGGCCTTGAATTTTGGGGTCAAAATAGCGGAAGGAACTCCAGCGCAAATCCAGGAAAACCCAGAAGTTATTAAAGCCTATCTCGGCGAGGTGGAGGATCTGTATGTCAGCCGCAGATGA